Sequence from the Fulvivirga ligni genome:
TCTCCAGGCGCTAAAAGATGCTAACGTGGAAAACCCGGGAGCCATCATTGTGGGCACTGGTCTGGGGTGTATTCAAGACACCGAAAAGTTTTTGGTAGATATACTTGAGTCTAAAGAAGGTATACTTTCTCCTACAGCTTTCATCCAGTCTACTCATAATACGGTGGCAGGTCAAATCGCTTTGCTTTTAAAATGTACTGAAGATAATTTCACCTACGTTAACCGTGGCCATTCATTTGAGAATTCTCTGCAGGATGCTGTACTAAGAGTAAAAGAAGGAGTTGATAATGTACTAGTGGGCGGTGCTGATGAAATGACTAATGAGATAGCCGCAATCATTGGTGAGATAAAATGCAATCCTTCAAACTTATGGGGCGAAGGTGCAAGCTTCTTTGTTCTGTCTAAAGATCCGGGAGAAAATCAAATAGTGTTGAATGGAATTTCTACAGCTAATAATTTAGAGGCTACAGAAATAACAGGGGCAGCAGATAAGTTTTTGAATAAATTGGGAATGTCAGCTGCTGATATAGATGCAGTAGTAATTGGTGGTGAAGGCAGTGATCCATATTATTCTAGTATTTCAAATCATTTCACTGACCAGGCCATATATAACTTTAAGGCGGTTACAGGTGAAAATTTCACAGCATCTTCTTTTGGGTTAAACCTTGGAGTAAATCTACTTCAGAATCCTGAAATTGATAGTGCCATCAAAATTAAAGAGGGCAAGAAAAACAATTTTAAAACGGTGCTTATGTACAATCACTACCGAGGTGTAAATCACACCTTTGCTTTAGTTAGTCATGAGTCCCTTTAAAATAGTTAGAGGCATTTTCTTAAGTGTGCTGATCATTTTGGTGGTCTGTACATTTTTTTTTGTGCACATACCCTGGTGGATCTTTCTTGTAATTAGCTCTTTATTTATTGCTTTGATAGGAATAGGTTCCGCCGTAATGAGGTATGAATTCTTTCTAAAGAGCTATAATCACCCCGAAAATCCTGATCATAAAATAGCCCTGACTTTTGATGATGGGCCTACCGAATATACCCCTGAAATTGTAGCACTGTTGGAGAACTATGATGCTAAAGGATCTTTTTTCGTAATAGGCAAACGAGTTGAAGAAATGCCTGACCAGGTAAAACGAATGTCTGAAAAGGGTCACCTCATAGGCAATCATTCTTATTCCCATCATTTTTTCTTTTCCATGTTCACAAAAGGCATGGTCTTGAAAGAGTTGATAAAAACTAATGAACTTATTAAATCTATTACCGGTAAGGTAAATGTCTTATTTAGACCACCTTATGGTGTAACAAATCCATCAATAGCTGCCGCTGTGATAAAGATGAAAATGCCAGTGATTGGGTGGAATATAAGGTCTTTTGATACAGCTACTAAGAATCCTGAACAAGTGGTTGAGAAAGTTATTTCCAGACTAGTGCCCGGCTCAGTGGTACTACTTCATGATAGCCTGCCTCAGACTTTAGGTATTTTGGAAGCAATTTTGCTATATGCAAAAGAGCACGATTATAAGTGCGTAACAGTAGATGAAATATTTAATATTAAATAATTATGTATAAGCTATTTGCAAGCCTTTTTATAATCACATTTTCTTCATGGTTTAGTCAGGGAGATGATTTTGTGCAGATGAAAGATGTGCCCGGTTTTAGGAGAGGTCTTAATAAAATGGCTACGAAAACCACTACTATTCAGGCTACATTTAAGCAAGAGAAATATTTAAGCATACTCTCAAATGCCGTTACCTCATCTGGTAAAATGTATTTTAAAAAGCCAGGATTACTCAAATGGTCTTACACCAAGCCTTATAATTATGGCATAGTGCTAAATGGAAAGCAGATTAAAATTAACGATGAAGGTAAGGTTAACTCTTTCGAAATAAGCAACAGTAAGATATTTAAGGAGCTTAATGATCTCATTATTAACAGTGTGCAAGGAGATGTTCTTCAAGAAGATCGCTTTAATATTGTTTTTAAAGAGAATAAGAATTTATACCTTGCGCAATTAACGCCTATTGACAAAAATATTAAAGATTATATTAAGCATATTGATGTTTACTTTGATAGAAAAGATTACAGTGTTCATAAACTTCAGCTCTTTGAATCTGAAGGGGACTACACTCTGATCACTTTCGAAGATAAGCAGTTTAATACCGCTATTTCGGATGATGAATTCTCTTTCCAGTAGATTTTTTTGGGTACTAATATTTTTTATTTGTTGTTTCTGTAAGGTTTCAGGCCAAGATCTAGTTACACCTCGTTCTTTCCTAAACTCAGGACAGGCTCAAGTGTATAATTCTGTATTCCAGTATAAAGACCATAGTTTTAGTGGCTTAATGGTTTTGAAGAAGCAAGGTGCAAACTATCGTGTAGTTTTGCTTTCAAAACTAGGTCCTACTATTATGGACTTTCTATTAACGGAAAATGGTCTGGTTTACAATATGGCTCCAGAGGTAATGAAGAAAAAGATTGTGAAGAAACTGATGGAGCAAGATTTTGATTTGCTGGTTCTTCGCAAATTAGATGAGCAACAAAAAGTAAGAAAGAAAGCTAACGGCTTCAAAATCAAAGGGAAGGAAGCAATTAAGGCGCGAGTAGATGGGCAAAAAAGGATAATACTAGCTAAGACTAATAGCTGGTTTTCCATTTTTAAGACAAAGGCTGTTTTCTATTATACTGATGATGACGCCATTCCTGATGAAATATGTCTCTCTCACAGGTTTGTGAAGATGCGTGTTCAGATGAATTTGTTAAAGCAATAATATGTTAAAAGATAACTTATATACTATTGGCTCGGTGAGTGATGATAATGGCCAATATGAAACTAAAATAAGCATAGATAAATCTAATGATATCTTCAATGGTCATTTTCCAGGCCAGTCTGTATTACCGGGTGTTTGCCTTTTGGAAATGTTGAAAGATATCCTAAAAGAGGTGCACGGTCAGAAGTATAAACTAGTAAATGGTGCTTCTATTAAGTACATGAAAATGGTAGATCCTAACCATAGTCCTACTTTACTGTTTAAGTTAAGTGAGAAGGGTGATGATGATCAACTTCAGGTGAGTGCAACTTCATTTTTAGAAGATGGTGAGCCTAACTTTAAGTTTAAAGGTCAATTTACTAAAGCTTAAAACTGGTCCATGGACTATAAATCTACTTTTAAAGCGTATAAGTGCTGCATTATTATGCCTACCTATAATAATGATCAAACATTAGAGCAGGTAGTTAGCAGTGTGCTCGCTTATACAGATGATTTGATAGTAGTAAATGATGGAGCCACTGATAACACGGCGCAAATTTTAGCATCTTTTGAAGATCAGATTCAGCTCATTACTCATGAGCAAAATCAAGGTAAAGGCATGGCCCTCAGAAATGCCTTCAAATATGCCTGTGATAAAGGGTATGACCACGCCATAACTATTGATAGCGATGGCCAGCATTTCGCTGAAGACTTTTCCTTTTTTATAGAAGAATTAAAAACTAATCCTGATGCTTTGGTCATTGGTGCCAGGAATATGACTCAGGAAAACGTACCTGGCAAAAGTAGCTTTGGTAACAAGTTTTCTAACTTTTGGTATTATCTAGACACGGGCATTAAGATGTCAGATACTCAATCTGGCTTTAGGCTTTACCCAATAAGGAAAATGCAGGGCATTAAGTATCTCACCAAAAAGTTTGAGTTTGAGGTGGAGGTAATTGTCAAAGCAGCCTGGAAGGGAATTCCTGTAAAGAACGTGCCTATTAAGGTGCATTACGAGCCAGGGAAGGGGCGGGTTACTCACTTCAGGCCATTCAAAGATTTTACAAGAATCAGTATTCTGAATACCTGGTTCTTCATTCTGGCGCTGTTCTATTATATTCCTAAGCGCTCTATGAAGCACTTCACCAGAGAGAATATTAGAAGGTTCTTCAAAGAGCAGCTTTTTAATAAGGAAGAGCCAGTGAAAACTAAAGTCCTTTCGGTAGGTTTTGGTGTGTTTATGGGGATATTTCCCGTGTGGGGTTATCAGATGATTATTGGCTTGGCGGTTTCTCATTATTATAAACTCAATAAAGCATTGTTTTTAGTGGCTGCCAATATCAGTTTTCCGCCGTTCATTCCATTGATCATCTTTGGAAGTTATAAAGTGGGAGCCTTATTCATGACCAATCCTCGTAATGATCTTTTATTCAACTCGGGTATTACCATGGACTCTATAAAGGGCAATTTATCGCAATATTTCTTGGGTGCGGTTATTCTTTCCATTATTATGGGAGTTTTGGCGGGTACCTTAACATGGCTATATTTTTTGATAAAGAGACCTCAAAATGATGAAACCCGAAAATCAGTATCATCTCAGTAAATTTTTAATTGTAAAATCAATCTAACCACCTTTATTGATCTTGAAATTTCATGTCTACTTTATTCTATAGAGTATTTAACATCGTTAAGAGCAATAAAATAGTTGCTATCATTTTGTTGATTCTCCTGTTGGCCGGAGCGGCTTACACTTCTCTTAATATAAGGCTGGAAGAAAATATTGTCAACATCATGCCTAAGGATGAAAAGGTGACTGAGGTGAACAAGGTATTCGAAGGCATAAAAATCAATAATAGGATAGTATTTCATCTATATTCTGATGATAGTACAGAAGCCATTCCAGACTCTTTGGTGAAGGTAGCCACGGCCTTTGCAGACTCATTGCAAAATGGTTATCCAGAATACTACAAAGAAATTATACTCACCGTTCCTGATGAGCAGATGCAGCAGATGTATGATTATTATTACAATAATCTACCCTTCTACCTAACGTCTGATGATTATAAAAATCTTGATGAAAGAGTAAAAAAGGGCTCAGTAGATAACTCCGTAAAAAGAGTGTACAAGCAGTTGCTATCACCCATGGGTGTAGCTACTAAAATGCTTTTGAAGGATCCTCTGGGTTTGGCAGGGATGCCACTGCAGCGCATGAGAGAAAATCAGCTGGATAGTAATTTTGATCTTTATCAGAACTTCATTGTCACCAAGAACCTGAAGCATTTGGTGTTTTTTGTGGTACTGAGTAATCCACCCAACGAAACATCAAACAATGGAATTTTTGTAGAGGGGATCAATGACCTTCAACAGCAGTTTGAAAAGAACTACCCGCAGGTTACAGTAGATTATTTTGGCCCCGCTGCTGTGGCAGTGGCCAATGCCAGTAGGATTAAAAATGATGTTTACCTCACTGTGACGGTGGCCATGGTAGCATTATTTCTGTTCATTTCTCTATTTTATAGAAATATAGGTACGTTCTTCATTGTCGTTACACCTGGTGTTTTTGGTGGGCTAATGGCGATAGCTTTCTTAAGCATAGTAAGACCTAGCGTCTCTATTATATCTCTTGCAGTGGGCTCTGTACTCTTGGGCATAACTATAGATTATGCTCTTCATTTCTTTACGCACTATAAGAAAGAGAAAGACCTTCAGAAGCTGTTTGCTGACATTACCGTGCCTATGATAATGAGCAGCCTTACCACCTCTTTTGCATTCTTTTCGCTAATATTTATTCGTTCATCAGCACTTCAAGACCTTGGTATTTTTGCAGGAGTAAGTGTGCTGGCATCAGTGTTTTATACACTGGTGGTATTGCCTCATTTGGTTACGCTTTTTTCAATGAAAGAAAAGAGTGCTCCTAAGAAAATGAACATTGTGGAGCGAGTGGTAAATGCAATTGCTACTTATCCATTCTACAAGAAAAAATGGGCGATTATCTTGTTTGTGCTACTCTCAGCTATAAGCCTTTTTACCTTTAAGAAAGTGTCATTCGAGAGCAATATGCTTTCGCTGAATTATATGCCAGCAAACCTGGAACGAAGTCAAAATGGAATTAATGCCATTTCTAATTTCACAGCCAATAACATATATGTAGCGTTTCATGGAGATAACCTTGATGAGGTACTTTCCAAAAATGAAAAGTTAAACGTATTGCTCGAAAATCTGGAGAAGGATAGTGTAATTTATACTTACTATTCTCTCAATCAGGTAGTTCCATCACCAGAGGTAAGACAGGAAAGACTGGCTGAGTGGAACCAATTCTGGTCGAATCATTCTACCGATAGCTTGATGATGAATGTAAATGAATCAGCCGTAGTATTAGGCTTTAAGGAGGGTACATTTGCTGCTTTGGACAAAATGCTGAACGGGGAGCACAAGGACATATCCTCAGAAGACATTCACACCGTGCTTTCAGCCTTTGGAGACGAGCTAATCATTAACGAAAAAGGTAATGCAGTTTCTGTGCTTACATCTATCGCTTTAGATGTAAATGATAAGCCACAGGTGCTTAGTCAATTGGAAGAAATACCGGGCATTATTATTCTTGATAAAAGCTACATTACAAACAAACTGGTAGATCTCCTTCAACAGGATTTTGGCAAGCTGGTAAATCTCTCTTTGGGGCTGGTTTTTCTGCTCATCCTGTTAAGTTACGGAAGAATAGAGCTTGCATTGATTACTTTCATCCCGATTATGCTCAGTTGGCTCTGGGTGCTTGGGCTCATGGGCTGGTTAGGACTTACTTTTAATATAGTCAACATCATTATTTGCACCTTCATTTTTGGGCTTGGGGTAGACTATA
This genomic interval carries:
- a CDS encoding LolA family protein, translated to MYKLFASLFIITFSSWFSQGDDFVQMKDVPGFRRGLNKMATKTTTIQATFKQEKYLSILSNAVTSSGKMYFKKPGLLKWSYTKPYNYGIVLNGKQIKINDEGKVNSFEISNSKIFKELNDLIINSVQGDVLQEDRFNIVFKENKNLYLAQLTPIDKNIKDYIKHIDVYFDRKDYSVHKLQLFESEGDYTLITFEDKQFNTAISDDEFSFQ
- a CDS encoding 1-acyl-sn-glycerol-3-phosphate acyltransferase; the encoded protein is MSTLFYRVFNIVKSNKIVAIILLILLLAGAAYTSLNIRLEENIVNIMPKDEKVTEVNKVFEGIKINNRIVFHLYSDDSTEAIPDSLVKVATAFADSLQNGYPEYYKEIILTVPDEQMQQMYDYYYNNLPFYLTSDDYKNLDERVKKGSVDNSVKRVYKQLLSPMGVATKMLLKDPLGLAGMPLQRMRENQLDSNFDLYQNFIVTKNLKHLVFFVVLSNPPNETSNNGIFVEGINDLQQQFEKNYPQVTVDYFGPAAVAVANASRIKNDVYLTVTVAMVALFLFISLFYRNIGTFFIVVTPGVFGGLMAIAFLSIVRPSVSIISLAVGSVLLGITIDYALHFFTHYKKEKDLQKLFADITVPMIMSSLTTSFAFFSLIFIRSSALQDLGIFAGVSVLASVFYTLVVLPHLVTLFSMKEKSAPKKMNIVERVVNAIATYPFYKKKWAIILFVLLSAISLFTFKKVSFESNMLSLNYMPANLERSQNGINAISNFTANNIYVAFHGDNLDEVLSKNEKLNVLLENLEKDSVIYTYYSLNQVVPSPEVRQERLAEWNQFWSNHSTDSLMMNVNESAVVLGFKEGTFAALDKMLNGEHKDISSEDIHTVLSAFGDELIINEKGNAVSVLTSIALDVNDKPQVLSQLEEIPGIIILDKSYITNKLVDLLQQDFGKLVNLSLGLVFLLILLSYGRIELALITFIPIMLSWLWVLGLMGWLGLTFNIVNIIICTFIFGLGVDYSIFVMRGLTQKYASGEDNLISYKKSIILSVVTTLLGIGVLAIAEHPALKSIAFLAIIGIMSVVLITFTVEHLLYNLFIQKRKDRGLIPFTFSSFIFTAFAFTCFLFGCLILFLGNIVFRIPFASQEWRKRTFHKVIMAFSYFVIYVMANVKKEVRNKENIDFSKPSVLIANHHSFIDILLLLMFNPKVVMVTNDWVYNSPLFGKAVQYADFIPATQGMEGQLDKIKELVKKGYSIAIFPEGTRSTSADLGRFHKGAFFLAEELGLDIQPVLLHGTSMTMQRSDYYLKNSRITVKFLPRIKQDDLAFGEGYRERSKAITKYFKSEYQKLRDEIETVDFYKETIHKNYVFKGPILEWYIKIKYRLEGAYSLFDELVPKSGQIVDVGCGYGLMTYSLGFTHKERKFLGVDYDEQKIIVANNCPVKPDNINFEPGDVLTYDFKPADVFIISDVLHYLTPSEQEVLLNRIYSQLNDGGKIIIRDGDSNKTDRHKGTVLTEIFSTGIGFNKTRNALSYISSDMITSFAEQHNLELEVIDKSKRTSNTVFVLTQK
- a CDS encoding DUF2062 domain-containing protein; protein product: MDYKSTFKAYKCCIIMPTYNNDQTLEQVVSSVLAYTDDLIVVNDGATDNTAQILASFEDQIQLITHEQNQGKGMALRNAFKYACDKGYDHAITIDSDGQHFAEDFSFFIEELKTNPDALVIGARNMTQENVPGKSSFGNKFSNFWYYLDTGIKMSDTQSGFRLYPIRKMQGIKYLTKKFEFEVEVIVKAAWKGIPVKNVPIKVHYEPGKGRVTHFRPFKDFTRISILNTWFFILALFYYIPKRSMKHFTRENIRRFFKEQLFNKEEPVKTKVLSVGFGVFMGIFPVWGYQMIIGLAVSHYYKLNKALFLVAANISFPPFIPLIIFGSYKVGALFMTNPRNDLLFNSGITMDSIKGNLSQYFLGAVILSIIMGVLAGTLTWLYFLIKRPQNDETRKSVSSQ
- a CDS encoding beta-ketoacyl synthase chain length factor gives rise to the protein MKVYIKSTSAITPQFTFDQSSYLKEWLTQEGPFLSAHEPDYKALINPRLLRRMSRIIKMGVATSLQALKDANVENPGAIIVGTGLGCIQDTEKFLVDILESKEGILSPTAFIQSTHNTVAGQIALLLKCTEDNFTYVNRGHSFENSLQDAVLRVKEGVDNVLVGGADEMTNEIAAIIGEIKCNPSNLWGEGASFFVLSKDPGENQIVLNGISTANNLEATEITGAADKFLNKLGMSAADIDAVVIGGEGSDPYYSSISNHFTDQAIYNFKAVTGENFTASSFGLNLGVNLLQNPEIDSAIKIKEGKKNNFKTVLMYNHYRGVNHTFALVSHESL
- a CDS encoding polysaccharide deacetylase family protein, with product MSPFKIVRGIFLSVLIILVVCTFFFVHIPWWIFLVISSLFIALIGIGSAVMRYEFFLKSYNHPENPDHKIALTFDDGPTEYTPEIVALLENYDAKGSFFVIGKRVEEMPDQVKRMSEKGHLIGNHSYSHHFFFSMFTKGMVLKELIKTNELIKSITGKVNVLFRPPYGVTNPSIAAAVIKMKMPVIGWNIRSFDTATKNPEQVVEKVISRLVPGSVVLLHDSLPQTLGILEAILLYAKEHDYKCVTVDEIFNIK